One genomic region from Candidatus Omnitrophota bacterium encodes:
- the ilvD gene encoding dihydroxy-acid dehydratase produces the protein MKSDKIKKGIERAGARSLLYATGISKDDMAKPFIAVATSKTDIIPGHIHMDRLERFIERGICAAGGVPFFFGIPGICDGIAMGHGGMKYSLASRELIADMVETICKAHSFDGLVCLTNCDKITPGMLMGVGRLNIPSIVVTAGPMMSGNYRGRRLSLVKDTFEAVGKFKKGDISQEEMCNLEMCACPGAGACQGLYTANSMSCITEALGMSVPGCATAMAVSAKKDRIAQESGEKIVNLVRRNILPRTIMRKEAFENAIKIDMALGGSTNTVLHLLAIAREFDISLNIDEFDKISRTTPHITNILPGGEHFMEDLEYAGGIPAIMKRMKNVLNDVMTCSGKQISQIANDAQVLDENVIRDIKNPYHAEGGIAVLKGNLAPEGAVVKQTAVSAKMMNFTGKARVFESEETCMQAIMAGKIKKGDCIVIRYEGPKGGPGMREMLSPTAAIVGMGLADDVALITDGRFSGGTQGPCIGHISPEAQIGGIIAIVQDGDEIVIDIPKRKLELKLSESEIKSRMAKWHAPEIKEKEGYLARYAKFVSSASEGAILKV, from the coding sequence ATGAAGAGCGATAAGATAAAAAAGGGTATTGAGAGGGCGGGAGCAAGAAGCCTTTTATACGCCACGGGTATATCCAAAGATGACATGGCTAAGCCGTTTATAGCGGTTGCTACGTCAAAGACAGATATTATCCCCGGCCACATACACATGGACAGGTTAGAGAGGTTTATTGAGCGCGGAATATGCGCGGCAGGCGGCGTTCCTTTCTTCTTCGGTATTCCGGGAATCTGCGATGGTATCGCGATGGGCCACGGAGGCATGAAATACTCCCTTGCTTCGCGAGAGCTCATAGCGGACATGGTCGAGACTATCTGCAAAGCGCACTCTTTTGACGGGCTCGTTTGTCTGACCAATTGCGATAAGATCACTCCCGGTATGCTTATGGGTGTGGGCCGTTTGAATATTCCATCTATTGTTGTTACCGCGGGGCCTATGATGAGCGGAAATTACAGGGGCAGGCGACTATCGCTCGTTAAAGATACTTTTGAAGCGGTAGGCAAGTTCAAAAAAGGCGATATTTCACAGGAAGAGATGTGTAATCTTGAGATGTGCGCGTGCCCAGGGGCGGGCGCGTGCCAGGGGTTGTATACCGCGAATTCGATGTCATGTATAACCGAGGCGCTGGGCATGAGCGTTCCGGGTTGCGCTACGGCTATGGCCGTCTCCGCTAAAAAAGACAGGATAGCGCAGGAGTCCGGCGAGAAGATAGTTAATTTAGTCAGGCGCAATATTTTGCCGCGGACCATAATGAGAAAAGAGGCGTTTGAGAACGCGATAAAGATCGATATGGCGCTTGGCGGGTCAACAAATACAGTTTTACATCTATTGGCAATAGCGCGCGAATTCGATATAAGCCTTAACATAGACGAATTCGATAAGATTTCACGCACCACACCGCATATCACAAACATTCTACCCGGCGGAGAGCATTTCATGGAAGATTTGGAATATGCCGGTGGGATACCCGCTATTATGAAGAGGATGAAGAATGTCCTCAATGATGTTATGACTTGCAGTGGTAAACAGATTAGCCAGATAGCTAATGATGCCCAGGTTCTGGATGAGAATGTGATACGCGATATAAAGAACCCATATCACGCCGAAGGCGGTATAGCCGTCTTAAAAGGCAACTTAGCCCCGGAAGGAGCAGTTGTAAAACAGACCGCGGTGTCGGCGAAGATGATGAATTTTACAGGTAAGGCGCGGGTCTTTGAATCTGAAGAGACGTGTATGCAGGCTATCATGGCCGGTAAGATCAAAAAAGGCGATTGTATAGTCATACGCTATGAAGGGCCCAAGGGCGGCCCCGGCATGAGAGAGATGCTATCTCCGACTGCCGCTATAGTCGGGATGGGTTTAGCGGATGATGTGGCATTGATTACCGACGGAAGATTTTCGGGCGGAACACAGGGGCCGTGCATCGGCCATATTTCACCCGAAGCTCAAATAGGAGGGATTATCGCTATCGTGCAGGACGGCGATGAGATAGTTATAGATATTCCAAAAAGAAAATTGGAGCTAAAATTGAGCGAATCCGAGATAAAATCGCGCATGGCTAAATGGCATGCTCCGGAGATTAAAGAGAAAGAAGGATACCTGGCGCGATACGCTAAATTCGTTTCGTCCGCGTCAGAAGGCGCAATACTTAAGGTTTAA
- the alr gene encoding alanine racemase: MNAIPVKTRNGVTRARYRPTWADVDLGAIEHNYTQVKRLVGKDVMLMAVVKANAYGHGTVEIARVLENIGVNYLGVATTDEAVRIRDHGIKTPILILGSILPEEVKIAKYRDIAITLCNDEIFNEIKRLAKQEEPGDPKIKVHIKVDTGMGRIGIWHEDALAFVKEIAAEKTVAMEGIYTHFSSAGRDEFFTSYQIESFERLLASIEKSWIKIPLKHAANSIATVDFKRSHLNLVRPGLIIYGMYPKHTFPKLIKLKPAMSLKTKIVFIKDIPPGRSISYGRTFISQRPTKVATVPIGYADGYNRGVSNKAQVLVRGQFAPVVGKVTMDQTMIDVGHVRGVKVGDEVVLIGKQGRHEIRIEQLARLAGTIAYDFICGISNRVPRIYSE, encoded by the coding sequence ATGAACGCAATTCCCGTAAAAACAAGAAACGGAGTTACCAGGGCGCGTTATCGTCCCACATGGGCCGATGTAGACTTAGGCGCCATAGAGCATAACTATACGCAGGTAAAACGCCTTGTCGGCAAAGATGTAATGTTAATGGCCGTGGTAAAAGCAAACGCCTATGGGCATGGCACCGTGGAGATTGCCAGGGTGCTTGAGAATATAGGCGTTAATTATTTGGGCGTTGCCACTACGGATGAGGCGGTGCGCATTAGAGACCATGGTATAAAGACGCCCATATTGATATTGGGCTCTATATTGCCCGAGGAAGTAAAGATAGCCAAATACCGCGATATAGCTATAACTCTTTGCAATGACGAAATATTTAATGAAATAAAGAGACTGGCAAAACAGGAAGAGCCTGGCGACCCAAAGATCAAAGTGCACATAAAGGTAGATACGGGCATGGGCCGTATCGGTATATGGCATGAAGACGCGCTTGCATTCGTAAAAGAGATAGCGGCTGAAAAGACCGTAGCGATGGAAGGGATTTACACGCATTTTTCGAGCGCCGGCCGCGACGAATTTTTTACAAGTTACCAGATAGAGTCCTTCGAAAGGCTGCTGGCCTCGATAGAGAAGAGCTGGATAAAGATACCTTTAAAGCACGCGGCCAACTCTATCGCTACAGTCGATTTTAAAAGATCACACCTTAATCTTGTCCGCCCGGGCCTTATCATATACGGCATGTATCCTAAGCACACATTCCCAAAACTCATTAAATTAAAGCCGGCCATGTCTTTAAAGACAAAAATTGTGTTTATAAAAGATATACCTCCCGGACGCTCAATAAGTTATGGCAGGACATTCATCAGCCAGAGGCCCACAAAGGTGGCCACTGTGCCTATAGGCTATGCCGATGGCTATAATAGGGGAGTTTCAAATAAAGCCCAAGTCCTTGTCCGCGGACAATTTGCGCCTGTTGTGGGCAAGGTTACCATGGACCAGACCATGATAGATGTGGGCCATGTAAGAGGCGTTAAGGTAGGTGACGAAGTGGTTTTAATAGGGAAACAGGGCAGGCACGAAATACGCATAGAACAATTGGCCCGTCTTGCCGGCACAATAGCCTATGATTTTATCTGCGGCATATCAAATCGCGTCCCGCGTATCTACTCGGAATAA
- the tsaB gene encoding tRNA (adenosine(37)-N6)-threonylcarbamoyltransferase complex dimerization subunit type 1 TsaB, which produces MIILAIDTSTDYLSLAVLKADKVIAKFHKKADMRHSILLVPTIDKLLKKAKIRIKEIDCFAISVGPGSFTGLRIGVTVVKGLAFALNKPVIAVPTLDVIAMNARKFKGIICPVLDARKNKVYACLYRSDGSIIKRLSKYLLLPLDDLLRKLEKYDKVLFLGDAISPPGGENHFPSGRGGKVLKDYHPKAEIVARLAAEDFKKKKFIKAQDLEPMYIYSKECDVTGR; this is translated from the coding sequence ATGATAATACTTGCTATAGATACATCCACGGATTATTTAAGCCTGGCGGTGCTTAAGGCCGATAAGGTGATAGCGAAATTTCATAAGAAGGCCGATATGAGGCACTCCATTTTACTGGTGCCTACGATAGATAAGCTCTTAAAAAAAGCGAAGATCAGAATAAAAGAGATAGATTGTTTCGCGATAAGCGTAGGCCCGGGTTCGTTTACGGGATTGCGCATAGGAGTTACAGTTGTGAAAGGGCTTGCCTTTGCTTTAAATAAACCTGTAATAGCCGTGCCAACGCTCGATGTTATAGCTATGAACGCCAGGAAGTTTAAAGGCATAATATGCCCCGTGTTGGACGCGCGAAAAAATAAAGTTTATGCCTGCCTGTATAGATCGGACGGGTCTATAATAAAGAGATTATCAAAATATCTGCTTTTGCCGCTCGATGATCTATTGAGAAAATTGGAAAAATATGATAAAGTTTTGTTTTTAGGTGACGCCATTTCCCCTCCCGGAGGGGAAAACCATTTCCCCTCCGGGAGGGGAGGTAAGGTTCTCAAAGATTATCATCCGAAAGCGGAAATTGTGGCGCGTTTGGCGGCAGAAGATTTTAAGAAGAAAAAATTTATTAAGGCACAGGACCTTGAGCCTATGTATATATATTCTAAAGAATGCGATGTGACCGGCCGATGA
- the tsaE gene encoding tRNA (adenosine(37)-N6)-threonylcarbamoyltransferase complex ATPase subunit type 1 TsaE encodes MKIISKSIGQTIALGEKLGAKLKKGSVVALVGDLGSGKTVFTKGIAQGLGVKNARYVNSPTFVIIKEYKGKMPLYHFDLYRLDHYSSFDAMNYEEYFYSDGVTVIEWADKIRQLLPKKYTEVRFSVAGEEKRKIEIL; translated from the coding sequence TTGAAGATAATATCCAAAAGTATAGGCCAGACGATCGCGCTTGGCGAAAAATTAGGAGCAAAGCTTAAGAAAGGCTCGGTCGTGGCATTAGTGGGAGATTTAGGATCCGGCAAGACCGTCTTTACAAAAGGCATAGCTCAAGGCCTTGGCGTGAAGAACGCCCGTTATGTGAATAGCCCCACATTTGTTATTATAAAAGAGTATAAAGGAAAGATGCCCTTGTATCACTTCGACCTATACCGGCTTGACCACTATTCTTCATTTGACGCGATGAACTACGAAGAATATTTTTATAGCGACGGCGTGACCGTTATAGAATGGGCTGATAAGATACGGCAGCTTTTGCCAAAAAAATATACTGAAGTGAGATTCTCCGTGGCCGGAGAAGAGAAGCGGAAGATAGAGATATTATGA
- a CDS encoding thiamine-phosphate kinase, with amino-acid sequence MRIKNIGEIELIKRLAKNFRLDNSVVKGSGDDTAVLKWDKNNYLLFTCDMTIEDVHFKLTKATPFQIGWKALARNISDIAAMGGVPKHAVVSLGIHSGLDVSIADGICKGLKAAADGFGVNIVGGDMSESKKIVIDVSLIGQAKKKNLALRSGAKPGDLILVTGSFGGSIRGKHLNFMPRVRESQDIVNNFKVNSMIDVSDGLALDLYRIMKASRVGSCIYEESIPLSRDAVSLKNALYDGEDYELLFTMGAKEAEKLLRRNFSKAGTRISLIGEITDKKYGYKIIREKGKEEGIKVKGYTHF; translated from the coding sequence ATGCGGATCAAAAATATCGGTGAAATAGAACTAATAAAGCGCCTGGCGAAGAATTTTCGTCTCGACAACTCTGTTGTAAAGGGCAGCGGGGACGATACGGCTGTTTTAAAATGGGACAAGAATAATTATCTTCTCTTTACCTGTGACATGACAATTGAGGATGTGCATTTTAAGTTAACTAAGGCAACGCCTTTTCAGATAGGATGGAAGGCGCTCGCGCGCAATATCAGCGACATTGCCGCCATGGGCGGCGTGCCAAAACACGCCGTGGTCTCTCTTGGAATACACTCCGGACTCGATGTGTCAATAGCGGACGGTATATGCAAGGGCCTCAAGGCCGCGGCAGATGGATTCGGCGTAAATATAGTCGGCGGCGATATGTCCGAATCCAAAAAAATAGTTATCGACGTTTCTTTGATAGGGCAGGCTAAGAAGAAAAACCTGGCCTTGCGCAGCGGCGCAAAACCGGGCGATCTTATATTGGTAACGGGCTCGTTTGGCGGCTCAATAAGAGGAAAGCACCTTAATTTTATGCCCCGTGTCCGGGAATCTCAAGACATAGTGAATAATTTTAAGGTGAATTCAATGATAGATGTGTCCGACGGTCTTGCTCTGGATCTTTACAGGATAATGAAAGCAAGCCGCGTGGGCTCGTGCATATATGAAGAGAGTATACCCCTCTCCAGAGACGCGGTGAGTTTAAAGAACGCGCTATACGACGGTGAGGATTATGAATTGTTATTTACGATGGGCGCGAAAGAAGCGGAAAAACTGCTGCGGCGTAATTTCTCGAAGGCGGGAACGCGCATCTCATTGATAGGCGAGATAACGGATAAAAAGTACGGATATAAAATTATCAGGGAGAAGGGCAAAGAGGAAGGCATAAAAGTAAAAGGATATACGCACTTTTGA
- the mtnA gene encoding S-methyl-5-thioribose-1-phosphate isomerase yields the protein MPVETITFKNGKIRFIDQTLLPHKFKVVSTDDVRRLWRAIKRLEIRGAPAIGIAGALGVIIGIKDSGAGNFNAFFKEMRRHVLYLGSSRPTAVNLFWALERMEKAAYEHRKNTIPQIKNILLKEALKIIDEDKSACRRMARHGASLVKKGSRILTHCNAGGLATADYGTALGVLFKANKQGKNIKAYVDETRPLLQGARLTTWELMREGIDTTLICDNMAASLMEKGKIDMIFVGADRIAANGDAANKIGTYSLAVSAGYHKIPFYVVAPISTFDFRLKTGKEIPIEERDGNEVRGVVGKMMAPRNVKVYNPAFDVTPAKLITAIITEKGIFKRCGSKISVK from the coding sequence ATGCCGGTAGAGACGATTACATTTAAGAACGGTAAAATCAGATTTATAGACCAGACGCTATTGCCGCATAAGTTTAAAGTTGTTTCGACAGATGATGTCCGCAGGCTCTGGCGCGCGATAAAGCGCCTGGAGATCCGCGGGGCTCCGGCAATCGGCATAGCGGGGGCATTAGGCGTGATTATCGGAATTAAAGATTCCGGGGCGGGAAATTTTAACGCATTTTTTAAAGAGATGAGAAGACACGTTTTGTATTTGGGCTCCTCGCGTCCGACAGCGGTAAATCTATTTTGGGCGCTTGAGAGGATGGAAAAGGCCGCTTATGAGCACAGAAAAAATACCATTCCGCAGATAAAGAATATATTATTGAAAGAGGCGCTTAAAATTATCGATGAAGATAAGTCAGCCTGCCGGCGCATGGCACGCCATGGCGCGAGCCTTGTAAAGAAGGGCTCGAGAATACTCACGCATTGCAATGCGGGAGGGCTCGCCACGGCGGATTATGGGACAGCTTTGGGAGTGCTCTTTAAGGCGAATAAACAGGGCAAGAATATAAAAGCGTATGTAGATGAGACCAGGCCATTGTTACAGGGAGCGCGTCTTACCACATGGGAATTGATGCGTGAAGGCATAGATACGACATTGATCTGTGACAACATGGCGGCGAGCCTTATGGAGAAGGGCAAGATAGATATGATATTCGTCGGGGCGGACCGCATAGCCGCAAACGGCGACGCGGCAAATAAGATAGGCACATACAGCCTTGCTGTATCAGCCGGTTATCACAAGATCCCTTTCTATGTCGTGGCACCCATATCGACTTTTGATTTTAGGCTGAAGACAGGCAAGGAGATTCCCATAGAAGAGCGAGACGGCAATGAAGTAAGGGGCGTAGTCGGCAAGATGATGGCGCCGCGCAATGTTAAAGTCTATAACCCGGCCTTTGATGTTACACCGGCCAAATTGATAACAGCCATAATAACCGAAAAAGGAATATTTAAAAGATGCGGATCAAAAATATCGGTGAAATAG
- a CDS encoding DUF362 domain-containing protein: MVKVAISRCESYDTNNVRDAVQRAIGLVGGIEAFIKPGMKVLLKPNLLSPHVPEDAVTTHPEVVRAVARLVKGAGGIVSLGDAPGGYGHNIDEILETSGIKSVADQEGIEIKKFTLSRSVNGIPLSQHVLDADFIISIPKFKTHSITVITAAVKNMFGAVVGLYKAQCHSRAPKEEDFSKIMAKVYSVARPGLTVLDGILAMEGDGPSAGTPRKMNLVMAGTDAVAIDACIAKTIGLKSLDVLVTKEVYKMELGEADLSRIELVGDDINDFITKDFKLPQTTPLKILPKSVLNALASLVRFKPYIDKDICRRCNLCKVTCPADCITIEEGHCEIDYKKCIRCLCCHEVCPYKAISIKRNILTKMIWG, translated from the coding sequence ATGGTAAAAGTAGCGATATCTCGATGCGAAAGTTACGATACTAACAATGTACGTGACGCGGTACAGCGGGCGATAGGCCTTGTAGGCGGCATAGAAGCCTTCATAAAGCCCGGCATGAAGGTATTATTGAAACCAAACCTTCTTTCGCCGCATGTGCCCGAAGACGCGGTTACGACGCATCCGGAAGTTGTGAGAGCGGTTGCCCGGCTCGTTAAGGGCGCGGGCGGTATAGTATCTTTAGGCGACGCGCCGGGAGGTTATGGCCATAATATAGATGAGATATTGGAGACTTCCGGCATCAAGAGTGTCGCGGATCAGGAAGGGATCGAGATAAAAAAATTTACATTATCAAGATCAGTTAACGGGATACCATTATCGCAGCATGTTTTGGACGCGGATTTTATTATATCGATACCGAAATTCAAAACGCACAGCATTACGGTAATAACCGCGGCGGTAAAGAATATGTTTGGGGCTGTTGTCGGGCTGTATAAGGCCCAATGCCATTCGCGCGCGCCGAAAGAAGAGGACTTCTCTAAGATAATGGCAAAAGTGTATTCAGTGGCCAGGCCCGGTCTCACAGTTTTGGATGGAATACTGGCCATGGAGGGGGATGGCCCCTCCGCCGGCACGCCCAGGAAGATGAACCTTGTGATGGCGGGAACGGACGCGGTGGCCATAGATGCCTGTATCGCGAAGACAATAGGGTTAAAATCTTTAGATGTGCTCGTTACAAAGGAAGTTTATAAAATGGAGCTTGGAGAAGCCGATCTTTCGCGCATAGAACTTGTCGGCGACGATATCAACGATTTTATAACTAAAGATTTTAAACTGCCGCAGACAACGCCATTGAAGATATTGCCCAAGAGCGTACTGAACGCGTTGGCGTCGCTTGTAAGATTCAAGCCATACATAGATAAAGACATATGCAGAAGGTGCAATCTGTGTAAAGTTACTTGCCCCGCTGACTGTATAACCATAGAAGAAGGCCATTGCGAAATCGATTATAAAAAGTGTATCAGATGCCTGTGTTGTCACGAGGTATGTCCGTATAAGGCTATATCTATTAAGCGGAATATTTTGACAAAGATGATCTGGGGATAG
- a CDS encoding type II CAAX endopeptidase family protein — protein sequence MNKVLNFVNKERLYLLILVFVLLFNAIMFLSPEKAEKVKKAKAGQELSQDLFARRPDIEESLRKNGPLMLLFGMATMLILAMLMLGTSLDFIIFSSLLSKKFDIRSLSPPAAKWTIWDLCKVIILFLFFGYILIIAEAFWARIFPILKSDNIRMIINTTILDILAVVFIINLSIVQYKENLEALGLSVKNFFKNVFYGIVGYIALLPVLAVILAVTAIIISITKYVPERQPVVEMFLKEKDVAFLTYSSFFAAVLGPIVEELFFRGFMYNALKKYTGVLWSVVITAAIFATLHSHVVGFLPIMALGILLAFLYEKTGTLVSSMTVHITHNLSMVFLVFLIKQAGVV from the coding sequence ATGAATAAAGTATTAAACTTTGTCAATAAAGAGCGCCTCTATCTGCTTATACTGGTGTTTGTTCTTTTATTTAACGCTATCATGTTCTTAAGCCCCGAAAAGGCGGAGAAGGTTAAAAAGGCTAAGGCCGGGCAGGAGTTAAGCCAGGATCTTTTTGCCCGCAGGCCGGATATAGAAGAATCCCTGCGCAAGAATGGGCCGCTTATGCTTTTGTTCGGCATGGCAACGATGCTGATACTGGCCATGCTGATGCTCGGTACGTCTTTGGATTTTATCATCTTCTCGTCGTTATTGAGTAAAAAGTTTGACATACGCAGTTTAAGCCCGCCCGCCGCGAAATGGACGATATGGGATCTTTGCAAGGTTATCATTCTTTTTTTATTTTTCGGCTATATATTAATCATAGCGGAAGCGTTCTGGGCAAGAATTTTTCCCATATTGAAATCGGATAACATCAGGATGATAATCAATACGACGATCCTTGATATATTGGCCGTAGTCTTTATAATAAATCTTTCTATCGTTCAATATAAGGAGAATTTAGAGGCGTTAGGGCTTTCGGTCAAGAATTTTTTTAAAAATGTGTTTTATGGTATAGTCGGATATATTGCGCTATTGCCGGTTTTAGCGGTAATATTGGCCGTCACCGCGATAATAATCAGCATAACAAAATATGTGCCCGAAAGACAGCCTGTGGTAGAGATGTTTTTAAAAGAAAAAGATGTGGCATTCCTTACGTATTCGAGTTTTTTCGCGGCTGTACTCGGACCCATAGTAGAAGAGCTATTCTTCAGGGGCTTCATGTACAATGCCTTAAAAAAATATACAGGCGTACTATGGTCTGTGGTGATAACGGCGGCTATATTCGCTACACTACACTCGCATGTAGTGGGATTTCTGCCCATAATGGCGCTGGGCATCTTGTTGGCGTTCCTATATGAAAAAACAGGTACACTGGTATCTTCTATGACGGTGCATATAACTCATAACCTGAGTATGGTATTTCTGGTTTTTCTGATAAAACAGGCCGGAGTAGTTTGA
- a CDS encoding YchF/TatD family DNA exonuclease encodes MLIDTHCHLDFKDFDADRGAVLDRAVKAAVARIINVGSSIEGSRRCVELADKYDIVYASVGVHPHDASKVTDKVVDDIKALAKNKKVVAIGEVGLDYYRNLSSKETQKVIFKRFIQLAQEVKLPLIIHSREADDDTISILKEYGPKIRGVIHCFSGSGELLKACLDMGLYISFTCNLTFKKAQALRESARTVPTEKILLETDAPFLSPEGLRGKRNEPSYLTYLVDEWSKITGLTKDDIARITTHNANGLFSLGIDEEYSKIAYEIRDSLYLNITNRCTNNCYFCVRAQTAFVKGHNLKLDREPTLTEVLKAVGSDPKKYKEIVFCGYGEPTARLDIVKAVADDLKAKGAVIRLVTNGHGDLINGRPIAKELAGLIDRVSISLNTDNEKLYNKICKPEFGEKTYKAVVKFIKDCVENKIETEITCLSLPEVDIKGCQAAAQALGASFRMRTYGVTG; translated from the coding sequence ATGCTAATAGACACACATTGCCACCTCGATTTTAAGGATTTTGACGCGGATCGGGGGGCCGTTTTGGATAGGGCCGTTAAGGCCGCAGTTGCGCGAATCATTAATGTAGGCAGCTCCATAGAGGGAAGCCGCCGGTGCGTGGAGCTTGCGGACAAATATGATATTGTCTACGCTTCCGTCGGAGTACATCCGCATGACGCAAGTAAAGTTACCGACAAAGTAGTGGATGATATAAAGGCTCTGGCTAAAAATAAGAAGGTGGTTGCCATTGGAGAGGTGGGCCTTGATTATTACAGAAACCTTTCATCCAAAGAAACCCAGAAAGTAATATTCAAAAGATTCATTCAGCTCGCGCAGGAGGTAAAGCTGCCTCTTATAATCCACTCACGGGAAGCGGACGACGATACCATAAGCATTCTGAAAGAATACGGTCCCAAGATAAGAGGCGTCATCCACTGTTTCTCCGGAAGCGGTGAGCTTTTGAAAGCGTGTCTTGATATGGGGCTATATATTTCATTCACCTGCAATCTCACTTTCAAGAAAGCCCAGGCTCTAAGAGAGTCGGCAAGGACAGTTCCGACGGAAAAAATTTTATTGGAGACGGACGCGCCATTTTTATCACCCGAAGGCCTGAGGGGTAAACGCAATGAACCGTCTTATCTTACTTATTTAGTCGATGAATGGTCTAAAATAACCGGACTTACAAAGGATGATATAGCGAGAATTACCACACATAATGCCAACGGCTTATTTTCTTTAGGGATCGATGAGGAATATTCCAAGATAGCGTATGAAATAAGAGATTCCCTGTATCTTAACATTACCAACAGATGCACAAACAACTGTTATTTCTGCGTAAGGGCCCAGACGGCGTTTGTCAAAGGCCATAATCTTAAACTGGATAGAGAACCGACATTGACAGAGGTGCTGAAAGCGGTAGGGTCTGATCCGAAAAAGTACAAGGAGATAGTATTTTGTGGCTATGGAGAACCTACGGCAAGGCTCGATATTGTTAAAGCAGTTGCGGATGATTTAAAGGCCAAAGGCGCTGTTATAAGGCTTGTCACAAACGGCCACGGCGACCTTATAAACGGCAGGCCGATAGCGAAAGAACTCGCGGGATTGATAGACAGGGTATCGATAAGCTTAAACACGGATAATGAAAAATTATACAATAAAATCTGTAAACCTGAATTTGGCGAAAAGACATACAAGGCGGTGGTAAAGTTTATCAAAGATTGTGTGGAAAATAAGATCGAGACAGAAATCACATGCCTTAGTCTGCCGGAAGTGGATATAAAAGGGTGCCAGGCCGCTGCCCAGGCGCTTGGAGCGTCTTTTAGAATGAGAACATACGGCGTGACCGGATGA